Within the Homalodisca vitripennis isolate AUS2020 unplaced genomic scaffold, UT_GWSS_2.1 ScUCBcl_4930;HRSCAF=11382, whole genome shotgun sequence genome, the region AATTAGTAGaatggtattttttaaacatcAGCACgccaaattataaaatacagcacacaagtaaaatgtaattatttattacctttCACCTCAATAACCACAAATTGGGCATTTACCTGAATCTAGAAAATACCTTCCCACACCAGTAAACCTTAAACCCAACCCAAAGCTTTCATCTAAGTTTTAACTTTCCCATTTCTAAGGCCTACTTTCTTTGAGAAAAAAGTACGAAAAGGTAAGTACTAAAGTCTAACTCTACTATGTTCTAATGCTAAACTGTGGTGAAACTAAAtctcatataattataaattgaataacaGTCTCATAACAGAATTAATATAAACAACTACGCATAATATTAATGTATGACTTTCTTACAACATGTTGTATACTATTATctctacattaaatataaaatagcataAAATAGTATGGAAtggttttcaaaacttttatttatacatagtaaatacccataaaactaaattttaacaaaatgtactTTCATAACTTTATAtgcctgtatatatatatatttcttgagtGCATGTGTGTCACTGAAGTCCTCCTAAACGGCTGGAcggttttttatgaaattgtgtgtgtgtgtgtgtgtttgtgtgtgtgtgtgtgttgaaaggaattcaggtatggtttagatttacaaactctgtccaatttaaattgtttatttaattaatgttttattaataccttgttgttgattttggaatgtttacCTTCGATCCCACAGACTGCGCTACAACATGTAATACAAagtgatacttaacagctgttaatacttttagCTGAAATTCATCAAAGagacaaaaacatttgttttcatttaaaatttagaaaattattattgtaaagtgcttgatctgtagtgtaatgcagattgtatAGAAGAAgttttgcctaattttaaatttagattgcaccaatgatcaataaactatctattgcaatgaaaatacaattaaaccctgttataaaaaccacctcaatGTATAAAGCcatgaatgtttgcacataaggtaatcgaatttgattagatcaaaggtaaatgaaaagagccgaaagaagatgCTTTATGATctaaattggttttcgttgatacattttcttgattggagcacaaggcaaactccacaataatactggaaatatcttcgacagaaaattagttttaactgaTCGAATTTGATTCtgtataacctaattagtttatcgagatacATCCATATAATTAACAACCAATTTTGGTTTAACCTTTGTTGACTAAAGATGACTACTTCAGGAACATAATATCTCCATTTTAATTGAGTAGCAATGAATTGGAAAACTTGGATGCTAGTCATAAagcctaaattttaaataatagacatttttagggcattttataaaaaatgtattaaaaattgtgtgtATTGAAACAACACAAATGCAGTCAATATTGGTATTAATCTATTGTTACTCGGTACAATCAGCTTACCACCTAAAAGAAGTAAACTGATTTTAAGAAAGagtgatttgtaaaattctataaaaaatgaaagtatttGAACTTGACTCATACCGTGGGCAGTAGAGGAAGGGTACAGGTATGCAAGTGGTCGATCACGCTCCAGGATGTTACTCAGTTCCTGCTTGTTTAGGGGGTCAACTTCAGCGACCAGTTCGTTTGACTCTGGGGAAGGATCATCTGGGACCACCGTTCCATTTGGATATCTCTTCACAATTGTTCCATTGGGGTACAGTCCATAGACCACAAACGGTAGCTCAGTGGGAGGTGTGGTGGACCTTGGAGCAACTCTGCGCACTAACGTGTTGTTGGGCAATAGAGCGTAGGCAATGTAATCGGGAGAACTCTGAATCTGGGGAGGTGCTGTATTACGAGGAATAACTCCAAAGGTTGACGGCTGGAAGGTCTGAGCTGACGTTATTATCATTTCTGGTACTGTTGATACTGCCGGCCTCTCAGGAATGTATGCTCTTGCTGTTAACTGAACTTTGGCAGTGGTTAGAGGCTGAATGGTTGAAGAGGGAGGGAGTGGTTTTTGTTGTTGAGGAGGTTTGGGAGCGGACGGTGGTTTCTTCGTTGTGTTTGGTTTCTTTGTGGTAGTACTTGTGGGTTTTACTGTTGCATTGGGTTTTTTAGTGGTGTGGGATGATTTTTTTGTAGTAGTTATTGGTTTTTTTGTAGTGTTAACTGGTTTCTGTGTGGTTGGTTTTCGTGTAGTGGTGGTAGTTGTTGGTTTTTTAGTGGTAGTAGTTGTTGTTGCTCTTTGTGTGGTTGTGGTGGTTATTGGTTTTGGTGTGGTAGTAGTGGTTGTTGTTGGTTTTGGGGTGGTGGTGGTAGTGGTTGTTGTTGTTGGTTTTGGAGTGGTTGTTGTTGTTGGTTGTTGTTGGTTTTGGAGTAGTGGTGGTTGTAGTAGTGGTTGTTGTTGGTTTTGGAGTGGTGGTGGTTGTAGTAGTAGATGTTGGTTTTTGagtagtggtggtggtggtggtacTGGTTGTGGATGGTGTTTGTGTAGTAGTGGTTTGTTTCTGAGTTGTGGTTGAAGGTTGTAATGTTGTTGTTGTGGTTGTGGTTGTGGTTGTGGAAGGAGAGGTGGAACTGGATGTAGAAGGAATAATTAGTTCATCATCGATTACCTGAAATTAACACAATCCATTGGAGGAGCTAAAACGTGCACAAAGCCAAGAGCTAATTCACTAAAATTAAGAATGCTATGTGTTATTTATATCGTTTGCAGTGCATGATGAACCAATGAGATTGAAAATGAGAAAGCAGAAGTTTTCTATGGCCGCTAGCAATAAAGCATTCACTGACTGTAACACTTACTATAAAATGTCTGTAAAATggacaaataaaaatacaatttatacatatttaaaaataattaacattgatGCAGAATTGCTTTTAACAAAAGTTGCAGAATATTTAGTACAGCGAAAGAAAAGAatggaaaagaaaagaaaaggaaTAGTATCATGTACAAagtgatataaattttatacaaaagtaataatttaaaatggtttcctaaaaaatgtatcatatttaataaataattatgctaAACTAACTTGaggtttaaaaactattataggtGTCTAAAATAAATGCATCGTAAGTCCATATTTATTGTCTTGTAATAGCTACCTAAGAGAAGATGGATGATtcagaaatttataaattcactttttatGCATTGacaaaaacttcatttaaatagTACTTAGCTTTAATTGTtggttaaaatatcttattaataatGGTCTAAATACTTGCATATAATTAGATAGTGATATCCTTAACTTCATCTGAAAAATCATTTACAAAGACAATTATATGAAAATTGCTGAAGTGAAATAGTTTCCAAATGAGTTACCATAATTAACCTAAACGTAACACGCAATCAAAGGAAGGTTAAAGATGACTGGTCTTAGTCTTTATAACACATGAtgagtgttttttttcaaaaactgtatgtgtatgtattgtcaaatttttatacCAATAGTCATTAAATTTGGCAAAACCGTATTTTATGAATACTCTAAGATGAATTTGTTAAATGGTTGATTAAGAGATTAAGAGAAGGGTgatagtagttttaatttaaatttgtacttttatggggtttttaatttcagattcttgtaaaattacttttgaaagataaaaataataaattttaaacccttGAGCATATTTTAAGCTAAGCTAAAGTAGTGCATATAGTTTGTATCTGTCAACAAAATTGTTGACTATACTATGTGACTTATATGCTTTTTAGTTTCCAATATGAACTTGTATTGTGGAgcgagaaaattaataattatgttaagttACAAACAGCTGCTCCTATGCACGATTCAGCAAAACTTGGGAACCAATAAAGCTGAATAACTCATATGTTTGGGAGTCACTTCCATCCCTTTGGCACTTCCGAGCTGTGATACGTTATATGTAATCGTGACACTACGCTATACACAATCAAGATACCATGTCTTGTGGCTCCTCTATTGTTTCTTGAAAAACATAAGGAAATCTCTGGTTTTTGTATGGATGATCTGAAGCTACAAATTTAAGTTTCGTCAAAATAGATTATCAGGCATAATACTGCTAAAATGAATGAGTGTGTACGAAATACTAGAAATGGTTTATTTCTGATAATAACTTCTTGCTAGTCAAAACGTTAAAGTGAAGCAATTAAGTTTATACTCATGCCAAGGCATTGTTAGTGTTAAATATCACTCTAATGCTGCTGGAGATGTTGCAAATAGAGATTTAACTTACATTGTTGTCCAGAGGAGACTCTGTAGAAGCTGGTTCAGTGGAGGAAGTAGCTGGAGAAGTCGCCTCTGAAGATGAAGTAGAGGCTACAGAGGGAGCCTCTGTAACAAGACTGGCAGATTCTAACTTTGGTGCTCTAGCTTCCAGTTCCTGGCAgaaaagttgaatattttttaatgtttgatcaTGTTAGTGCCTTTTCAGAAGTCTAAAACAAGTTCTGAAATACGAAATCTAAACACTTACAAAGAACTGGACAGTGACTGGCTCCTGGTCTTCAGTCAATGACTGGTAAAGAGAAGAGCTGCGGTATACAGCTGACTGTCTGCCCTTGAACCGCCCAGGGTAGCCCGCCCTTTGGGTGGGACGGGAGTAGGGCAGAGGAGTGGTGGGCTTGCGTGGTGGAGTATATGGCGGCCGAGATGCTGCCCCAAACTTTAACTTCTTCGTTCTCGATTCTGTATCATCCTCtgaaactgaattatttaaattttctaggTGAATTAATTCccatttttacaagttttaaattctttacagAGAAAAAATTTAGTACTTTACTGAACATAAAGACCAATAATAATCTCACATATAAACTAATCTAATCCAACTGGTTAAATGATGTGTATTTTGTGCAATTTCAAGTTGATCAACTCTATCCTGACTTATACTAAATCCAAATATGTCAGCCAACATATTTGAGGAaggaataacaaattaaataataactaattaactaaTAACGTTTGGGTAATAGATAGCATACTATTTGGTTGATAATGCAATTAAGCAAAATATATCAACaacataaatatgtgtaaaaccacttatgttgacaataaatacaatgaaatagtCATAACAATTAACCTATGACAGAATAACTTTGACCCAATTTGcaaacacatattaaaaaatatgcattGTTAATTTTCGATTTACAAAAATGCGATTTACTCAGTATCTCCAAATACGGTATATACAAACCATTGAAAATTTGGCAAATTCTTTCACTGGTATGGTATTATTgcttaatgtttagttttaataaaatgtatatgcattggaattattgtttgttataaagGTTGACCACATAGAATTATATATTGCTTTTTCTACTCcttaaaaacaatgtataattatacatgtataatagTACTGTACCTGTCAATATCATTgagttatatttgtattagtcTACATTAAATAGAGCTGATGCAGTATGTATAACATCTGTTACAGTATATCTatactattagttattttgtaaattataacttTACTGCTGAAATTAAGATCAACACAAATTGCAAAATTATGAGGGCTACAACGTTGTAATTAACAATGGTGATAGTTAATTAGATAATTTATTCCTTTCTAACTGTAAAACAGTTGCAATGAATGACTggacaaaaataacaatacaataacaaagaATAGCATTACAAAACAAGGGATGGCGAAAGATTGAGCCTCGAGGAACTTGCTGATGGGAGAAAGTCATAATTGTCATTGCTGCCAGCCCAGTCTGGTCAACTCTGACAGTATTCATACGCTATAATTGCACTTTCCTTTTCAATTATGAACTATTATGGGTTTTCTTTTcagaactatttattatattattacacagATTAATATGCCTATAATTTTCAAAGATACTAAAGGGCCGAgtaagtgatatatatatatatatatatatatatatatatatatatatatatatacatatatatatacatatatatacatatatatatatacatatatatatatacatatatatatacatatatatatatatatactgtacacacagagtaatagaaaattaaaacattggacttaactatttttctatatatatcaaaaatttaaatttacaatttagacaattttactgttattttccAATATAGCATTcaactttagaattatttatggTATACCCTATATTTTATcacaatttgaatttaaaataaatttaaagatgtaTTTTGTGCTTGGCAAAGTTACTAGTTTAGGAACACCAACCtactcattttaaaaaattaaattttatgttttgccTTATTTAAGAAccattgtataataatttacaatgtaatacaaaaaGTGAATGACATTATTGTTAGATGTATATTGTTGGACATCATAATGATAGTCCACTATCAATGGGGAAATCAACCTTAGAGTTCCTTTATTCTTTATAACTAAATGATTCACTTAAATGCATAACAGGAACACAATTGGCAAATGCTTAaatcaacaaattattaatttatataagatgaaagttttaaaaaaacctgGTAGTATGTATACCACAGAAAATAGGGCAACTGTACtctcattttaatttcaaaaacatgttaaCATTTCACAGAAGAATcaataaatatggttttaacttatgtttaattcatttatttatttatcattttaaattatacaatttgataattatattttatctaaaccATCTCTTATTAAATATCTGGTAAAAAAATAGCACTCTGAAATCGGTTTCTCTACATATATCACATTTTAGGaagcatattattataatttttcaatctaGAACCAACCAATAAAATACAGGGATAATATAgcataacattttcaaattatgacTAAAAAGAattcattatgttttatatttttttccacttttaaataaataataaaacaaataattgaggACAAAACCCCGGTTTTACTTTCCAGTTGCTTTGTAGAAAACGATAATGTCAGTATgtaattagtacaataatattCAGCAAACTTTAGATTTCcatttttttagatgattttttagTGGTGTAATATAAGAAAAACCAACGTTCTTTTTATGACCATTTATAAGGACTTTTACATAACATTACCACCATTCATGTATTGTTCATTTAGTTTCTTGTCAAATAAAAAAGCCATTCCAGATAAAATGACTGTGCACAACAAATATAAACCTATTACCAGATTTTATAGATCTAAAATAACAGCTGAATTTGGAATAATTAACATCATGTGAAAGTAAACCTGTCATAGTACTGAAACAAAAATGAGAAGCGAGGGTAAGCACTCAAGGTCATGTAAGATGTTAAACGGTAagtgtaaacaaaacaaactaccttgaaactaaaattaacaaaattttttgcacaaaaatacaaaatttaaaaccttgtaCAGGAtttcttatatacaaattttaaatatttaacaattacaaacactatgaacattaataacaaaacatttacctGAAGCAAATGTTTGTAGATCCTCGTTATTTAATTGGCTGTCCTTCCCTTCCAAATTCTCTTTTCTAAAAGTTTCTTCCTATTCTTTGCCTCATAGAGTTGATACCTAGGCTTTGAATGTCGTTGTCCTCTGTATTTCTTCGTTTAATCCTTCGGTCGTTGCTTTGAATGCCTTAGCTCTTCTCGATGAAGGGACGAACCTCTCACGTTCAGTCACAGGTTCAGTCGTTTCTAAGGTTTTCGGATCGAGTCCAAAGTCATTTAGTGTTTTATAGGCCAATTGTtctcttttagtttgtttttcaaacttttctACCACTTCTGGTTCCCTGCTTTTGTCACTCACGCCTCTGACTTTTGCTGAATATTTTTGACTGCTGGTCATAGTTTTTTTTCACTCTGTCTGGTGACGATTTCTGGGAGCGACTGCTCTCTGAACGAGACCgaaaagttctagtgactttaTTCTCTTTTGCTTGTTCTAGATGGTTGGTGTCCTCCCTGTTGTTTCGACTGGGAATGCTCCGCTGTCTGTAAGTGGCCTGGAACACTTTGCTCTCAGTGACAGTTTGTTCCTTATCTGCAATCGATTGTTTACGTCGCACTGCCGGCGATTCTAAAGATGGCCTTACATTGTCCTCCTCAGTATTCAGATCCTGCGTTAGCGATGTAACCTCCTGCGACAGGATACATGATTAATGAATACTTTCAT harbors:
- the LOC124373155 gene encoding uncharacterized protein LOC124373155, yielding MARKKQREAQRKQLSTPEPTTTPAHLLPEVTSLTQDLNTEEDNVRPSLESPAVRRKQSIADKEQTVTESKVFQATYRQRSIPSRNNREDTNHLEQAKENKVTRTFRSRSESSRSQKSSPDRVKKNYDQQSKIFSKSQRRE